DNA from Halobaculum sp. XH14:
CTCCAGCACCGCGTAGCCGCGGTTCAGGAAGTACTGCTTCGTCGGATAGAACCACGGCCGGCGCTGGTGTTCGGGCCCGCCGTGGACGTCGACGATGACCGGGACGGGCTCCTCGGGCGTCGCGCCGTCTGGCATCGCCACCTCGCCGGCGTCCGGCGGTGCCGGCTCGGGCATCGTCCAGTACGCCGGGATCTCGCGCCCGTCGAACGTCTCGTAGTGGATCGTCTCGGGTTCCCGGAACGACGCCTCCGGCACGCCGTTCGTCCCGGCCGGCGTCCAGTCGGCCGAGTCGCGCTCGCCCCAGTCGGTCACCCGGACGCCGTACGGCTCCGTCGGGGCCGTGTGGGTGAACGCCACCCGCTCGGCGTCGGGGCCGAACGCGAACTCGGACGCGATGCCGTCCACGTCGGGCGCGTCGGCGGGGGTAAACTCGGTGCCCTCGAGGGTGCCCGCGCGGACCGCCGAGTAGCCGTCCTCGTTGCGCGCGAAGACGGCCCGGCCGGCGTCGCGGTCGTACGCCAGCGCGTCCACGTCCCAGGCGTCGGTTCCGGGTTCTCCGCTCTGATTCCCGTCGCCTCCTGCGACTTTCTCGAGTTCGCCAGTGGCGAGATCGAACCGTCCCACGTAGGCCGTGTCCGTACCGTGGTCGGTGACGCAGTAGAGCCCGCCCGCGCCGTCGAACTGGAGGTGCGAGTAGGTCGCCCCGGCGTCGTCCGAGAGCGTCCGGGGCGTGCCGGAGTCGAGATCCAGCAGCGACAGATCCACGTCGTAGCTGGAGTGGGGGTTCAGGAGGGCGAGTCGCTCGCCGCGCGGGCCGAACGCGGCGACGGTGAGCCAGCCGCCGGGGCCCTCGTGGAGCTTCCGCGGACTACCGTGTGCGTCGCCGTCGCCGGGCCGCCCGACCCGCTGCACGTACACGTCGAACCGGCCGTCGGCCTCCCGGTTCGCGGTGTAGGCGACCCGCTCGCCGTCGGGCCCCCACGCACCCCAGGCGTGCTTGGCCGTCGGCTCGTCGGTCAGCGCCGTCTCGACGCCGGTTTCGAGGTCGTAGTGGGAGAGCTGGTCCCGCTCGTCGCTGCCGGCGTCCATGCCGAAGACGAACGCCTCGTCGGTCGGCGAGGCCGCGAGCGTCGAGACGCGCTCCTCGTGGGGTGTGAGCCGCCGGGGCCACGCGCCCGGCTCGTCGGTCGTCCAGACCTGTGGCGTCCCTGAGGTGTCGGCGAGAAACAGCAACCGGCCGCCCGGCGTGAACGCCGGCGAATTCACCTGCTCGACCGCGAGGTACCGCGCCACGCCGTAGCCGGTCGTCCCCGCGTCGGTATCGGGGTCGGAGTCAGTCATGCCCGAACCGGGAGTCCGGCCCGGCTAAAGGGTTCGGCTGCCGGCGAGCCGCGAGCGCGCTGAGAAGCGTGAAAACCGCCTGACGACGGCCCGAATCGGAGCTGGTTCCTCCCATCCGGACGTCCCGAAACGGCGGACGCCGTCTCGGGCCCGAGGGTGCGGGCCAACCCGAAGCCTCGGCATACGTCGGGTATGCCGATGGTAACCGGCAAATGCGTGCCGAACCGCCTCCCGTGTCGCCGCCCATGTCCATCGCATGCCATCCTGCCCCGACGACGAGGCGAGCCCAGTTGTCGAGTCGCGGTCGGACGCACGGGCCGGCCAGCCGCGGGACGCCGGAAGTGGGGACGAGCGACCGGCGGAGCACCCGCGTCGGCCGGTCACCGATGGCGGCGAGGACGAGGCGGAGGAAGCCGAGGAGGACGGGAGCGAACACGAGCAGAACGGGAACGAACAAGAGCAGGACGAGGAAGCGGCCGAGGAGTCGGCCGCGGAAGCCGAGCAGGAGACGCCGGAGGAGGCCGAGGACGACGAGGAGTCCGCGGAGGAGGAACGGGATGGGGAGACATCGGAAGAGGATGAGGGCCGCTCGCGCGTCCTCCACCTCGACCTCCAGGGGCTGTTCCTCGACCTGCTCGGCCTCGAAGTCGACCTGAACGAGGTCGTCCTGGACGTCGACGCCGTCGAGGGGAACGACAACCTGCTGGGTAACCTCCTCTCGGGCGTCGCTGGCCTGCTCAGTCCGCCCACCGGCGGCGGCCTCAGGGGGCTGCTCGGTAGCCTGACCGACTTCGACGGCGTCGGCGGGTTCGGCGGCCTCGGCGGCCTCCTCGGGTCCTCGGACGAGGATGACGAGGAGGGGGAGGGACGCATCTCGGGGATGGTCTCGTCGGCGAAGGAGTCGGTGTCGGAGACGGCGGGCGACGCGCTGGAGGAGGTGGACCTCAACGACCTGCTGACGGACCTCCTGAAGGAGTTCGTGAACCAGCTGTTCGAGACGAGTTCAGACGAGTCGAACGGGGAGTCCGAGTCATGAGCGACGACGGCGGCGGCGACGCGGAGGCGGGCGGACTGCTGGAGACCGTCGAGGGCATCGACTTCGAGGAGGTGTTCGAGGGGACGCCGCTGGAGGGCTCGTTCGCGGAGAGCGGGTCCGTCTCCGAGACCGTCGGCGGCTACATGGGGTCGGTCGTCGGCAGAAGCGTCGGCGAGTGGCTCGGCGGCCTCGTCGCCGGCGCTCTGCTCAGCGCGCTCGAGGTGGGTGGGGAGGAAGGGGAGAACGAGGAGGGCGAAGACGTGGGGGAGG
Protein-coding regions in this window:
- a CDS encoding S9 family peptidase, with the protein product MTDSDPDTDAGTTGYGVARYLAVEQVNSPAFTPGGRLLFLADTSGTPQVWTTDEPGAWPRRLTPHEERVSTLAASPTDEAFVFGMDAGSDERDQLSHYDLETGVETALTDEPTAKHAWGAWGPDGERVAYTANREADGRFDVYVQRVGRPGDGDAHGSPRKLHEGPGGWLTVAAFGPRGERLALLNPHSSYDVDLSLLDLDSGTPRTLSDDAGATYSHLQFDGAGGLYCVTDHGTDTAYVGRFDLATGELEKVAGGDGNQSGEPGTDAWDVDALAYDRDAGRAVFARNEDGYSAVRAGTLEGTEFTPADAPDVDGIASEFAFGPDAERVAFTHTAPTEPYGVRVTDWGERDSADWTPAGTNGVPEASFREPETIHYETFDGREIPAYWTMPEPAPPDAGEVAMPDGATPEEPVPVIVDVHGGPEHQRRPWFYPTKQYFLNRGYAVLEPNVRGSSGYGTAYAHLDDVERRMDSVADVAAAVEWLGEQRAVDSDRVVAYGRSYGGFMVLAAITEYPDLWAAAVDFVGIADFTTFLENTGEWRRSHREAEYGSLADDYEFLKSISPLTHVDEIRCPLFVQHGANDPRVPVGEAEQVAEAAREQGVPVEKLIFEDEGHHTTSRENLITEFEAIAEFLDEHV